In a genomic window of Candidatus Competibacteraceae bacterium:
- the nusG gene encoding transcription termination/antitermination protein NusG produces the protein MTMRWYVVQAYSGFEQHVKRSLLERITREGLKDRFGQVLVPTEEVVEMRDGQKRKSDRKFFPGYVLVQMEMDNDTWHLVRNVPKVLGFIGGTSDKPAPISEKEAQTILQRVQEGVDRPKPKVLYEPGEMVRVTDGPFNDFEGVVEEVNYEKSRLRVGVMIFGRTTPVELEFSQVEKVSR, from the coding sequence ATGACCATGCGATGGTATGTGGTACAAGCCTATTCCGGTTTCGAACAGCACGTCAAACGCTCGCTGTTGGAACGAATCACCCGCGAAGGACTCAAAGATCGCTTCGGTCAAGTGCTGGTTCCCACCGAGGAAGTGGTGGAGATGCGCGACGGGCAGAAGCGTAAAAGCGACCGGAAATTCTTTCCCGGTTATGTGCTCGTCCAGATGGAAATGGACAACGACACCTGGCATTTGGTGCGCAACGTCCCGAAAGTGTTGGGCTTCATCGGCGGCACCAGCGACAAACCCGCGCCGATCTCCGAAAAGGAAGCCCAGACCATCCTGCAACGCGTTCAGGAAGGCGTCGACCGGCCAAAACCCAAGGTTCTGTACGAGCCCGGCGAGATGGTGCGGGTGACCGATGGTCCGTTCAACGACTTCGAGGGCGTGGTCGAGGAAGTCAATTACGAAAAAAGCCGGCTGCGCGTGGGCGTCATGATCTTCGGGCGCACCACGCCGGTAGAGCTGGAATTCAGCCAGGTCGAAAAGGTTTCACGCTGA
- the rpoB gene encoding DNA-directed RNA polymerase subunit beta: MAYTFTEKRRIRKDFGRRPSILEVPYLLAIQLDSYREFLQTETPPGDRREIGLHAAFRSVFPIVSYSGNARLEYVSYRLGEPVFDVRECQLRGLTYAAPLRVRLRLVLMDKDAEAGTHKIKDIKENEVYMGELPLMTDNGTFVINGTERVIVSQLHRSPGVFFDHDKGKTHSSGKLLFSARIIPYRGSWLDFEFDAKDIVYARIDRRRKLPVTILLRALFDEPNPNDPDARSVNERILAIFFETNTIRCDGERFALDLVPERLQGETTSFDIVIGDREILKAGQRVKAKHVRDLAKAGVQSLQIPNEYLVGKILARDLPDPRTGELLAQANDELTLEKLEKIQAAGITEFQTLYVNDVNRGPYIANTLRADPTRSQWEAQVEIYRMMRPGEPPTKDAAQRLLHDLFFSAERYDLSDVGRMKFDSRVSHRRTPIPGVPTKEHAPGVLSMEDILAVLKVLIDIRNGNGVVDDIDHLGNRRIRCVGEMTENVFRIGLVRVERAVKERLSLAESEGLTPQDLINAKPVAAATKEFFGSSQLSQFMDQNNPLSEVTHKRRVSALGPGGLTRERAGFEVRDVHATHYGRVCPIETPEGPNIGLINSLAVYARTNQYGFLETPYRRVNDGRVSDQIDYLSAIEEGQYMIAQANAALDGEGRLTDEMVSCRYQNEFMLATPDRVQYMDVSPKQIVSVAAALIPFLEHDDANRALMGSNMQRQAVPTLRSEKPLVGTGMERIVARDSGVCVIAKRGGLVDSVDAGRIVVRVNDAETEAGEPGVDIYNLTKYTRSNQNTCINQRPLVQVGDRVARGDVLADGPSTDMGELALGQNLLVAFMPWNGYNFEDSILISERVVQADRFTTIHIEELSCVARDTKLGPEEITADIPNVGESALARLDEAGIVYIGAEVKAGDILVGKVTPKGETQLTPEEKLLRAIFGEKASDVKDTSLRVPSGMDGTVIDVRVFTRDGVEKDSRARQIEDAELKRIRKDLNDQLRILEDDLYQRMERMLVGNPAEGGPNGLRGGENVAIEYLNRLPRERWFEIRMQAEETNDQLEKIARQLDQQRKAFDKKFDEKRRKLIQGDDLAPGVLKMVKVYLAVKRRIQPGDKMAGRHGNKGVVSMIVPQEDMPYLEDGTPVDIVLNPLGVPSRMNVGQVLETHLGWAAKGLGLKLGRLLDAQTRIEELRTFVNHIYNGVGEQNADLSQFSDEELITLCGNLRDGVPIATPVFDGATEQELQELLRLAELPASGQTTLFDGRTGESFDRPVTVGYMYMLKLNHLVDDKMHARSTGPYSLVTQQPLGGKAQFGGQRFGEMEVWALEAYGASYTLQEMLTVKSDDVNGRTKVYKNIVDGNHRMEAGMPESFNVLVKEIRSLGINIDLENDALLVPRAD, translated from the coding sequence ATGGCCTACACGTTTACTGAAAAAAGACGCATTCGTAAAGACTTCGGCAGGCGTCCCAGCATCCTGGAGGTGCCTTACCTGCTGGCGATTCAGTTGGATTCCTATCGTGAGTTCCTCCAAACCGAAACGCCTCCGGGAGATCGTCGGGAGATCGGCTTACATGCGGCCTTTCGCTCGGTGTTTCCCATCGTCAGTTATTCGGGCAACGCCCGGTTGGAGTATGTCAGTTATCGGTTGGGCGAGCCGGTGTTCGACGTGCGCGAGTGCCAGCTACGCGGTCTGACTTACGCCGCGCCGCTTCGGGTGCGCCTGCGGTTGGTGCTGATGGACAAGGACGCCGAGGCCGGCACCCACAAGATCAAGGACATCAAGGAAAACGAAGTCTACATGGGCGAACTGCCGCTGATGACCGACAACGGCACCTTCGTCATCAACGGCACCGAACGAGTCATCGTTTCTCAGTTGCACCGCTCGCCCGGCGTGTTCTTCGATCACGACAAAGGCAAGACCCACTCCTCCGGCAAGTTGCTGTTTTCGGCCCGCATCATCCCCTATCGCGGTTCCTGGCTGGATTTCGAATTCGACGCCAAGGATATCGTGTACGCGCGCATCGACCGCCGCCGCAAGCTGCCGGTCACCATTTTGCTGCGGGCCTTGTTCGACGAGCCCAATCCCAACGACCCGGACGCCCGTTCGGTCAACGAGCGCATCCTGGCTATTTTTTTCGAGACCAATACCATTCGCTGCGACGGCGAGCGTTTCGCGCTCGATCTGGTGCCGGAGCGCCTGCAAGGCGAAACCACCAGTTTCGATATCGTCATCGGCGATCGTGAGATTTTGAAAGCGGGCCAGCGGGTCAAGGCCAAACATGTCCGCGACCTGGCCAAGGCCGGCGTGCAAAGCCTTCAGATCCCCAATGAATATCTGGTCGGCAAAATCCTGGCGCGCGATCTGCCCGATCCGCGGACCGGCGAGCTGTTGGCTCAAGCCAACGATGAGCTGACCTTGGAAAAACTGGAGAAAATCCAGGCGGCCGGCATTACCGAATTCCAGACTCTTTATGTCAACGACGTCAATCGCGGACCCTACATCGCCAACACCTTACGCGCGGACCCCACCCGCAGCCAGTGGGAGGCGCAGGTCGAAATCTATCGGATGATGCGTCCCGGCGAGCCACCGACCAAAGACGCGGCGCAGCGCCTGCTGCACGACTTGTTTTTCTCAGCCGAGCGCTACGATCTGTCGGATGTCGGCCGCATGAAATTCGACAGCCGGGTCAGCCATCGCCGCACGCCGATCCCCGGCGTGCCGACCAAGGAGCACGCACCTGGCGTGCTGTCGATGGAGGACATTTTGGCGGTGCTCAAGGTGCTGATCGACATCCGCAACGGCAACGGCGTGGTGGACGACATCGACCACCTCGGCAACCGCCGCATCCGCTGCGTCGGCGAAATGACCGAAAACGTGTTCCGCATCGGTCTGGTGCGGGTCGAGCGCGCGGTCAAGGAGCGCTTGAGCCTGGCCGAATCCGAGGGGCTCACCCCGCAGGATCTGATCAACGCCAAGCCGGTCGCCGCCGCCACCAAGGAATTCTTTGGCTCCTCGCAGCTCTCACAGTTCATGGATCAGAACAATCCGCTATCGGAAGTCACTCACAAGCGGCGCGTCTCGGCCCTGGGACCGGGCGGCCTGACCCGCGAGCGGGCCGGCTTCGAAGTGCGCGACGTGCACGCCACCCATTACGGCCGGGTCTGTCCGATCGAAACCCCGGAAGGACCCAACATCGGCCTGATCAACTCGCTGGCGGTCTACGCCCGCACCAATCAGTACGGCTTCCTGGAAACCCCCTACCGCCGAGTCAACGACGGTCGGGTCAGCGATCAGATCGATTATCTATCGGCCATTGAGGAAGGCCAGTACATGATCGCCCAGGCCAACGCCGCGCTGGATGGCGAGGGCCGGCTGACCGACGAGATGGTTTCTTGCCGCTACCAGAATGAATTCATGCTCGCCACGCCAGATCGGGTGCAGTACATGGATGTTTCGCCCAAACAGATCGTGTCGGTGGCGGCGGCCTTGATTCCGTTTCTGGAACACGACGACGCCAACCGCGCTCTGATGGGCTCGAACATGCAGCGTCAGGCGGTACCCACCTTGCGCTCCGAGAAGCCGCTGGTCGGCACCGGCATGGAGCGGATCGTGGCGCGTGATTCGGGGGTGTGCGTGATCGCCAAGCGCGGCGGTCTGGTGGATTCGGTCGATGCCGGGCGCATCGTGGTCCGCGTCAACGACGCCGAGACCGAAGCCGGCGAGCCGGGCGTGGACATCTACAATCTCACCAAATACACCCGTTCCAACCAGAATACCTGCATCAACCAGCGCCCGCTGGTCCAGGTCGGCGACCGGGTGGCGCGCGGCGACGTGCTGGCCGACGGGCCTTCCACCGACATGGGCGAGCTGGCCTTGGGCCAGAACCTGTTGGTCGCCTTCATGCCCTGGAACGGCTACAACTTCGAGGACTCGATCCTGATTTCCGAGCGCGTGGTGCAGGCGGACCGCTTCACCACCATTCACATCGAGGAACTGTCCTGCGTCGCCCGCGACACCAAGCTGGGACCCGAAGAAATCACCGCCGATATCCCCAACGTCGGCGAAAGCGCGCTGGCGCGGTTGGATGAGGCCGGCATCGTCTACATCGGCGCCGAGGTCAAAGCCGGCGACATCCTGGTCGGCAAGGTCACCCCCAAGGGCGAAACCCAACTGACCCCGGAAGAAAAACTGCTGCGGGCGATCTTCGGCGAGAAAGCCTCGGACGTGAAGGACACTTCGCTGCGGGTGCCTTCCGGCATGGACGGCACCGTCATCGACGTGCGGGTGTTCACCCGCGATGGCGTCGAAAAGGATTCGCGCGCCCGCCAGATCGAGGACGCGGAACTCAAGCGCATCCGCAAGGATCTGAACGACCAGCTGCGCATCCTCGAAGACGATCTGTACCAGCGGATGGAGCGGATGCTGGTCGGCAATCCGGCCGAAGGCGGCCCCAACGGCTTGCGGGGCGGCGAGAACGTCGCCATCGAGTATCTCAACCGGCTGCCGCGCGAGCGTTGGTTCGAAATCCGGATGCAAGCCGAGGAAACCAACGACCAGCTCGAAAAGATCGCCCGCCAGCTCGACCAGCAGCGCAAAGCCTTCGACAAGAAATTCGACGAGAAGCGCCGCAAGCTGATCCAGGGCGACGATCTGGCCCCCGGCGTGCTCAAGATGGTCAAGGTCTACCTAGCGGTCAAGCGCCGCATCCAGCCCGGCGACAAGATGGCCGGCCGCCACGGCAACAAGGGCGTGGTGTCGATGATCGTCCCGCAGGAAGACATGCCCTATCTCGAAGACGGCACGCCGGTGGATATCGTGCTGAACCCCCTAGGCGTGCCCTCGCGGATGAATGTCGGGCAGGTGTTGGAAACCCATCTGGGCTGGGCCGCCAAGGGGCTCGGACTCAAACTGGGCCGCCTGCTGGATGCTCAGACCCGCATCGAAGAGCTGCGCACCTTCGTGAATCATATCTACAACGGCGTCGGCGAACAAAACGCGGATCTCAGCCAATTCAGCGATGAGGAACTGATCACCTTATGCGGCAATCTCCGGGATGGCGTGCCGATCGCCACCCCGGTGTTCGACGGCGCCACCGAGCAGGAATTGCAGGAGCTGCTGCGGCTGGCGGAACTGCCGGCCAGCGGCCAGACCACCCTGTTCGACGGCCGCACCGGCGAATCCTTCGACCGGCCGGTGACGGTCGGTTACATGTACATGCTCAAGCTCAACCATCTGGTCGACGACAAGATGCACGCCCGCTCCACCGGCCCGTACAGTCTGGTGACCCAGCAGCCGCTGGGCGGCAAGGCGCAGTTCGGCGGCCAGCGTTTCGGCGAGATGGAAGTCTGGGCGCTGGAAGCCTATGGGGCCTCCTACACCTTGCAGGAAATGCTGACGGTCAAGTCCGACGATGTGAACGGCCGCACCAAGGTCTACAAAAACATCGTGGACGGCAACCACCGCATGGAAGCCGGCATGCCCGAATCGTTCAACGTGCTGGTCAAGGAAATCCGGTCGCTGGGTATCAACATCGATCTGGAAAACGACGCGCTGCTAGTGCCGCGCGCCGACTGA
- the rplJ gene encoding 50S ribosomal protein L10, producing the protein MSLNLAEKQAVVAEVAEVAASAHSAVAAEYRGLSVAQITSLRVKARETGVYLRVVKNTLARRAVQGTGFECLQSSLVGPLILAFSQEDPGAAARLFKEFLKEKANEKLVVKVLAVGGQAFPARELDRLASLPTRDQAISLLMACMKAPLDKFARTLNEIPGKLVRTVEAVRQQKEAA; encoded by the coding sequence ATGAGTCTCAATCTGGCAGAAAAACAGGCTGTGGTGGCCGAAGTCGCCGAAGTGGCTGCCAGTGCGCACTCCGCGGTCGCCGCCGAATATCGGGGTCTGAGCGTGGCTCAGATCACCAGCCTGCGCGTCAAAGCGCGGGAAACCGGCGTCTACCTGCGCGTCGTCAAGAACACCCTGGCGCGGCGCGCCGTCCAGGGAACCGGGTTCGAATGCTTGCAATCCAGCCTGGTGGGACCGCTGATTTTGGCGTTCTCCCAGGAGGATCCCGGCGCGGCGGCGCGACTGTTCAAGGAATTTCTCAAAGAAAAGGCCAATGAGAAACTGGTCGTCAAGGTATTGGCGGTCGGCGGACAAGCCTTTCCAGCCCGCGAGCTGGATCGCTTGGCCAGCCTGCCGACCCGCGATCAGGCGATCAGTTTGCTCATGGCCTGCATGAAAGCGCCGCTCGACAAGTTCGCGCGCACGCTCAATGAAATTCCCGGCAAGTTGGTGCGCACGGTCGAAGCCGTCCGGCAGCAAAAAGAAGCTGCCTGA
- the rplL gene encoding 50S ribosomal protein L7/L12, with protein sequence MAVSKEDLLDTIASMTVMEIVELISAMEAKFGVSAAAAVAAAPAAVATAAPVEEKTEFDVVMTSFGEKKVEVIKVVRAITGLGLKEAKDAVEGVPSTIKEGIPKAEADDIKKKLEEAGAKVDIK encoded by the coding sequence ATGGCCGTTTCGAAAGAAGACCTTTTAGACACCATCGCCAGCATGACGGTGATGGAGATCGTCGAGCTGATTTCCGCGATGGAAGCAAAGTTCGGCGTCAGCGCCGCCGCCGCCGTGGCCGCCGCGCCCGCCGCCGTGGCCACCGCCGCGCCGGTCGAGGAGAAGACCGAATTCGATGTGGTGATGACCAGCTTCGGCGAGAAGAAGGTCGAAGTGATCAAGGTGGTGCGCGCCATCACCGGCTTGGGTTTGAAGGAAGCCAAGGATGCGGTCGAAGGCGTCCCCTCCACCATCAAGGAAGGCATCCCCAAGGCCGAGGCCGACGACATCAAGAAAAAGCTGGAAGAAGCCGGCGCCAAGGTCGATATCAAGTAA
- the tuf gene encoding elongation factor Tu has translation MSKEKFERSKPHVNVGTIGHVDHGKTTLTAAITRVMASKFGGEFKAYDQIDSAPEEKARGITIATAHVEYESPKRHYAHVDCPGHADYIKNMITGAAQMDGAVLVVSAADGPMPQTREHILLARQVGVPYIVVYLNKADMVDDAELLELVEMEVRELLSSYDFPGDDLPIVTGSALKALEGDGGELGEPSIFKLVDAMDAYIPQPQREIDKPFLMPIEDVFSISGRGTVVTGRIERGKVKVGEEVAIVGIRPTVKTVCTGVEMFRKLLDQGEAGDNVGVLLRGTKRDEVERGQVLAKPNTITPHTHFEAEVYVLSKEEGGRHTPFFKGYRPQFYFRTTDVTGSVDLPEGVEMVMPGDNVRMTINLIAPIAMDEGLRFAIREGGRTVGAGVVAKIIE, from the coding sequence ATGTCCAAAGAAAAGTTTGAGCGGAGCAAGCCGCACGTGAACGTGGGGACGATTGGCCATGTGGACCACGGGAAGACGACGCTGACGGCGGCGATCACGCGGGTGATGGCCTCGAAGTTCGGGGGCGAGTTCAAGGCCTACGACCAGATTGACTCGGCGCCGGAAGAGAAGGCGCGGGGGATCACGATCGCCACGGCGCACGTCGAATACGAATCGCCCAAGCGGCACTACGCGCACGTCGACTGTCCGGGGCACGCCGACTACATCAAGAACATGATCACCGGGGCGGCGCAGATGGACGGAGCGGTGCTGGTGGTGTCGGCGGCGGACGGGCCGATGCCGCAGACGCGGGAGCACATTTTGCTGGCGCGGCAGGTGGGCGTGCCCTACATCGTGGTGTATTTAAACAAAGCCGACATGGTGGACGACGCCGAGCTGTTGGAGCTGGTCGAGATGGAAGTGCGGGAGCTCTTGTCCAGCTACGACTTCCCCGGCGACGACCTGCCGATCGTCACCGGCTCGGCGCTGAAAGCGCTGGAAGGGGACGGCGGCGAGCTGGGGGAGCCCTCGATTTTCAAGCTGGTCGACGCCATGGACGCCTACATCCCGCAGCCGCAGCGCGAGATCGACAAGCCCTTTCTGATGCCGATCGAAGACGTGTTTTCGATCTCCGGGCGGGGCACGGTGGTGACCGGGCGGATCGAGCGGGGCAAGGTCAAGGTGGGCGAAGAGGTGGCCATCGTCGGCATCCGGCCCACGGTCAAGACCGTCTGCACCGGGGTGGAGATGTTCCGCAAGCTGCTCGACCAGGGCGAGGCCGGGGACAACGTTGGGGTGCTGCTGCGCGGCACCAAGCGGGACGAGGTGGAGCGGGGCCAGGTGCTGGCCAAGCCCAACACCATCACCCCGCACACCCACTTCGAAGCCGAGGTCTACGTGCTGTCCAAGGAAGAAGGCGGGCGGCACACCCCGTTTTTCAAGGGCTACCGGCCGCAGTTTTACTTCCGCACCACCGACGTGACCGGCTCGGTCGACCTGCCCGAAGGGGTCGAGATGGTGATGCCCGGCGACAACGTGCGCATGACCATCAACCTGATCGCGCCGATCGCCATGGACGAGGGCTTGCGCTTCGCCATCCGCGAGGGCGGCCGCACCGTCGGCGCCGGCGTCGTCGCTAAAATCATCGAGTGA
- the rplK gene encoding 50S ribosomal protein L11, which produces MAKKVTAYVKLQVAAAKANPSPPVGPALGQHGVNIMEFCKAFNAQTQNLEPGLPIPVVITVYSDRSFTFIMKTPPASVLLRKALGIDKGSPTPNTKKVGTVTRAQLEEVAKAKQPDLTAADLEAAVRTIAGSARSMGLDVQGV; this is translated from the coding sequence ATGGCAAAGAAAGTCACGGCATACGTCAAATTGCAGGTTGCAGCCGCTAAGGCCAACCCCAGCCCTCCGGTCGGACCCGCCCTGGGCCAGCACGGGGTCAACATCATGGAGTTCTGCAAAGCCTTCAACGCGCAGACCCAAAATCTCGAACCCGGCTTGCCGATCCCGGTGGTGATCACGGTCTATAGCGACCGCAGCTTCACCTTTATCATGAAGACTCCGCCGGCTTCCGTGCTGCTGCGCAAGGCCCTGGGCATCGACAAAGGCAGCCCGACGCCCAACACCAAGAAGGTCGGCACGGTGACCCGAGCCCAGTTGGAAGAAGTGGCCAAGGCCAAGCAACCCGACCTGACCGCCGCCGATCTTGAGGCGGCCGTTCGGACCATCGCCGGCAGCGCCCGTTCCATGGGCCTCGATGTGCAGGGGGTGTGA
- the secE gene encoding preprotein translocase subunit SecE: MNLTKSETQTISRTDTFKLLGAGAIVLIALIAFYVFANHSVLARVIGLLAAAGAAVAVALQTAPGAETLEFLQGSRSELRKVVWPTRAETTQTTLIVIAMVVVMGLLLWLLDVVLFWLVRLVTG, encoded by the coding sequence ATGAACTTAACCAAGTCCGAAACCCAAACCATCAGCCGCACCGATACCTTCAAGCTGCTAGGCGCCGGTGCCATCGTTCTGATCGCGTTGATCGCGTTTTATGTTTTTGCGAATCACTCGGTGCTGGCGCGCGTTATTGGGTTGCTGGCGGCCGCCGGGGCGGCCGTCGCCGTTGCCTTACAAACCGCTCCGGGTGCGGAAACCCTGGAATTCCTTCAGGGTTCGCGCTCTGAATTGCGCAAGGTGGTCTGGCCTACCCGCGCCGAAACGACCCAAACCACGCTGATCGTCATCGCCATGGTCGTGGTGATGGGCCTGCTGCTGTGGCTGTTGGATGTAGTGCTTTTCTGGCTGGTCCGGCTCGTTACGGGTTAG
- the rplA gene encoding 50S ribosomal protein L1, producing MAKLSKRLQAISAKLTPGKFYPIGEALSLLRDVSAVKFKESVDVAVNLGVDPRKSDQVVRSATVLPHGTGKTVRVAVFAQGANADAAREAGADVVGFEDLAESVKAGNMDFDVVIAAPDAMRVVGQLGKILGPRGLMPNPKVGTVTPDVVGAIRNAKAGQVRYRTDKAGIIHCTIGKVDFTPVQLQENLQALLHDLQKIKPATSKGIYIRRVTVSTTMGPGLAVDQASLAL from the coding sequence ATGGCCAAACTCTCCAAGCGCCTGCAAGCCATCAGCGCCAAACTGACCCCCGGCAAGTTCTACCCGATCGGTGAAGCCCTGAGCCTGCTTAGGGATGTATCCGCCGTCAAATTCAAGGAGTCGGTGGATGTAGCGGTCAACCTGGGAGTCGATCCGCGCAAATCCGATCAGGTCGTGCGCAGCGCCACCGTGCTCCCCCACGGGACCGGCAAGACGGTGCGGGTGGCGGTATTCGCTCAAGGCGCCAACGCCGACGCCGCCCGCGAGGCGGGCGCCGATGTCGTCGGCTTTGAGGATTTGGCGGAGTCCGTCAAGGCGGGCAACATGGATTTCGATGTGGTGATCGCCGCGCCCGATGCCATGCGGGTGGTCGGTCAGCTCGGCAAGATCCTCGGCCCGCGCGGCCTGATGCCCAATCCCAAGGTCGGCACCGTGACCCCCGATGTGGTCGGTGCGATCCGCAACGCCAAGGCCGGACAGGTTCGCTATCGGACCGACAAGGCCGGCATTATCCACTGCACTATCGGCAAGGTAGATTTCACCCCGGTCCAGTTACAGGAAAATCTGCAAGCCCTGCTGCACGACCTTCAGAAGATCAAGCCCGCCACCTCCAAGGGCATTTATATTCGCCGAGTCACCGTTTCCACCACCATGGGTCCGGGCTTGGCGGTGGATCAGGCGAGCTTGGCGCTATAG